In the Drosophila gunungcola strain Sukarami unplaced genomic scaffold, Dgunungcola_SK_2 000001F, whole genome shotgun sequence genome, one interval contains:
- the LOC128263390 gene encoding phosphomevalonate kinase — protein MMKIVLISGKRKCGKDYISERLQKRLGSRSRIVRISEPIKSEWARKLQLDLDALLSDGPYKEKYRRDMIVWSDEVRAQDYGYFCRVAMEEALSRQQTPYILVSDVRRKNDIKWFRETYGTERVVTLRLTSRPETRSARGWTFTAGIDDVPSECDLDDLTDGFDCVLANDEVLDQEAIDHLLDKLQLQYH, from the exons ATGATGAAAATCGTGCTGATTAGTGGAAAGCGAAAGTGCGGCAAGGATTACATTTCCGAGAGGTTGCAGAAAAG ATTGGGCTCCCGATCGCGGATCGTTCGAATCTCGGAGCCGATCAAGTCGGAGTGGGCCCGCAAGCTGCAGCTGGACCTGGATGCCCTGCTCAGCGATGGTCCCTACAAGGAGAAGTATCGCCGCGACATGATAGTGTGGAGTGACGAGGTGCGGGCCCAGGACTATGGCTACTTTTGTCGCGTGGCGATGGAGGAGGCCTTGAGCCGCCAGCAGACGCCCTACATCCTGGTCAGCGATGTGCGGCGCAAGAACGACATCAAGTGGTTCCGGGAAACATACGGAACGGAGAGGGTCGTTACCCTGCGACTTACCTCTCGTCCGGAGACGCGATCCGCACGAGGTTGGACCTTCACCGCTGGAATCGACGACGTGCCATCGGAGTGCGATCTGGATGATCTGACCGATGGCTTCGACTGCGTGCTGGCCAACGACGAGGTGCTGGACCAGGAGGCCATTGATCATCTGCTCGACAAACTGCAGCTACAGTATCACTAA